acttcctcgccaaactcttttttcaaagttcgttcaagcacttactaaaaatgccgcgtcgaagccgctgattctccttcgtggagtctgacagctggccacgaacatctttaagttcgacgtccagcttggtgttggcatcctgaagatcattcttctcccgcctcacctttgtcaatgtACTCTCactggcctttagccggcgtaagagttgttgcttgtccggatcgagtccggcgccatctgcaataaggtttgtcagatttgcacccacaccgcacaatactaatctttcaaagtgtatcttacctgaggggatctctttgggctcccctgttgcggctagtgcggcctctagttgggccttacacttttccagctcctgggacagtacggtattcttctctgtaagaagttgcatattaaatgatccttaaatcagttgctctaactgcttcaagtctcgggggctactggcatatatataNNNNNNNNNNNNNNNNNNNNNNNNNNNNNNNNNNNNNNNNNNNNNNNNNNNNNNNNNNNNNNNNNNNNNNNNNNNNNNNNNNNNNNNNNNNNNNNNNNNNNNNNNNNNNNNNNNNNNNNNNNNNNNNNNNNNNNNNNNNNNNNNNNNNNNNNNNNNNNNNNNNNNNNNNNNNNNNNNNNNNNNNNNNNNNNNNNNNNNNNNNNNNNNNNNNNNNNNNNNNNNNNNNNNNNNNNNNNNNNNNNNNNNNNNNNNNNNNNNNNNNNNNNNNNNNNNNNNNNNNNNNNNNNNNNNNNNNNNNNNNNNNNNNNNNNNNNNNNNNNNNNNNNNNNNNNNNNNNNNNNNNNNNNNNNNNNNNNNNNNNTTTAACCAAAaagttcttacccgtatgtcttttacatactgctccatggctctggctaaaccattttgagcggcacagaggtacgcatctcccgaattaaaggcatctaaagcctcttgggagaaacaaccgtcgcgtagaattgtccggcgacgcctgtggttcatggcactctccacttcagaatttgtggcagacagcctgtccgcatcctctgtcggaggagcatgcggtgcgcgccttgtgctcgcctccgcttcctggccagacgttggagcctggctggtggaggcgcgattggcaacctctccggatgtagtgcggcgaggtctcttcgttctgaagatagcacgaacgttaatatgccctaacagaataactccagggaaacagagggtgcactatacctttgcgccggcatctcagtccggacttcattcctttttgccccacggggccctgcggcccctcgttggctagccgccgcaggttcggcctcctgcctcagaAATCTCCCCTACAAAACATggatgtcgtcagaaacaccgggctaCGTGAGGGTGGAATCTCTTTCAAGGGAATAAGACCCCGGTTTTGTCACCTGGGAGgctgggattaaccctgggtaatccgtcgtaatggctaccaaggtattgtccttgcttagctgatggaacaccccgtcgataagctccaccgatatgtccggatcctcttcggagtccggattgagggaccgttctgggtcctcgggctgtggagggcggctgcttatatcctttacctcctgtcgcagttcctgcattaaagtcgttagactacctatctaaccatgggagtataaaacaaacgggcaagcacaattgttcacttacccaacttggaggatcatacatactgaatccggcccgcgggttgacgcggaggaattcctccttttctccttgtgcaaagaggataagatctttattaaggcggcggctgaggccggccccttacgaccgtaacgtgtggcATCATCCtctccgttgaaatcccacatggggtggcctctatattgaagcgctacacccccgcataatgcatgtggccatgactccaatcatggttagtccggaatgagccaacagtcttatccggcccatcaggtaaaggacgtctctgtcgctttctctctgagagctccgcggacgccagctcaagcgtttcttcaatggagcactgttgaactcagggagaccgacctggatagggtccggtagcgggacgtcatctatataaaaccattccgaaggccagtcctcggacgccttctttggggttccggataggtatccggtcccggcgatgcgccatacttcggctccgcccacttggtatatagacccctctcgagaacggggcaccaggcagaataacctcttccacagcgcgaaatgagcctcaacgcctaaaaatagctcgcaaagggcgacgaaacccgcaatatgcaatacggaggcgggcgtgagattgtgcagctggaggccgtagaactccagaagcccgcggagaaatggatgaattggaaatcccagtccccttattagataggggatgaggcacacccgctctcctttagaaggattgggggtgctctccgcttgttttccgccattgtaggtggtgagaccggctcggaccgggaccatgtatgcctgagggagaaatcccttggcctgaagcgacactaactcgctatgcgggatggtgcaactctcccagtccccgggtttgggaccggaggggcgaggggaggagctgcgacggctggtcatgttggaatggacctttgctggaagcgctctaatGATAACTCACGGAAAAGAGAAGATGtgatttggacctaaatccccatcccgttaaataggcggctcgtttatacggctaggggtgtggatgtaaaaacgccccggcttttcgcattcgtttgacacgtggaagacggccattattgggcgtggaagccgaggagcactacattacaaaaatcggacattattcctacaggtacacaagatttggagaagaacccgccttgcaatgccgaacaatctgcgcgtcgaactcgtcattgaagcctggttcgggggctattgagggagtcctagattagggggtgttcgggtagccggactccaggactatgaagatacaagattgaagaatttgtcccgtgtccggatgggactttccttgacgtggaaggcaagtttggtgatgcgaatattcaagatctcctatcattgtaaccgactctatgtaaccttaaccctatccggtgtctatataaaccggagggttgtagtccgtaggcaatcaactccatatacaacaatcataccataggctagcttctagggtttagcctccttgatctcgtggtagatctactcttgtactacccatatcatcaatattaatcaagcaggacgtagggttttacctccatcaagagggcccgaacctgggtaaaacatcgtgttccctacctcctgttaccatccggcctagacgcacagttcgggaccctctacccgagatccgccggttttgacaccgacatcggccaTCACGCGCCCGTGGCAAACGGCAACCTTCAGGTCGCGTGACAGTTCAGTGGCATGAGCATGCTCTCCCCTGATTGATTTTGTATGGTAGATTTTGTTGTGGCGCGGGGGCAGCACCCATGAGTGTTGTGTACATGTTCAATATGCATAACAGCTTGTCTGGTGACTTCCTCACCTAATGGTCAGATACAATTTTAGCGACAGTGAATAAACGCATAATAGGTTTGTTATCTGCTTTTGAATGTTCATAATGTGTAAAATGATTCAATTTTACTATGATTTTGCTTGAGAAGTTGAATCTCCAAAGTCTTGAGAACATTTACTATATACTCCAACACTGCAGGCCAAGTCTTGATGGATTTCCAATGTGCTTCTGGCCTCCCAATTTTTTTCGTCATGCAGCTGCTCCCCATCTCCCTGCGTGGTCCCATGATGGTTTGACTAGGCGCTGCCTTGACGGCTGAGCGTGTGCTGTCCATGTTAGCCGGCTCCTCCACCCAGGCGCCAGTAAGGACACTGCTTTATCCGAACCGATTGTCACGACCATGCGCAGGTACACACACATGTGCTCCCCTACCACCACTGCACTGATTTAAGGCAAAATCCAATTGGGAGGTATTGATAGGCACCAATGTGTTCTTGGTTGAGTTCCCATGTCTTGCATTACGTTGATCCTTTTGGTAAGATCAAAATGAACAAGTTGAACATCACTTGCCCAAAAAGTtgaatgacatgctacattattccCAATTTTGTAAAATTGATCATAATACTCCTGCTATCATGTCATGTTTGCTAATACTTATTGAGTTGTAAAACGATGTTTTCAGATTATAAGCTAGCCCTTCTTATTATGTTTGAGAAGATCGATAATACCCATTACATTACTACAATGGTGTAATATGTCTTGATATGCCTTTTTGTTTTTGGTTATTTTTTAGAACTTTTAGTACATGTCTTTATCAAGGCTAGAACTTCTGACAACTTTGAAGCAAGAAAGTTCAGAGAAATTGTTCCATGGAATAGCTAAATGATAATACTACTATTCATTTATGATTGATTGCAACATACAGAGATAGATATATTGAAGCTTGTAATGGCTAACAGCCAAAATTATGAATCTGTTCTTGAtactctttttctcttttcttaatATCATCATATACAAATTAGAAGGTTTCTAACATCAGCATATTTCAGGTTTCAGAGAAGGTAGAGAAAGTGATGTTCAGACATTTCAGTGCAGCAACAGCAACACCTCCAAGTTGAGAAATATGCTCCTATTTATCCTTCTTTGCTAGCTGTGTTCCTCCACTGGGACCATTGTTGTGCTCTGAACTTCAGAGTTTTCATACACACAATGATGATTCAGTCAAAAATCTCTAGGAAGAAAATTATTTCGACAAGATTCACTCTACTGTGCCTATCGCGGTCCTTTGGATTATATCGAAGCGCATGAACTCCAAGCTCTTCTGCGATATTTTTGAGGAATTGCACATTACTGCTAGCAAGATTGCTGATGATCTTATGTTGTGGTCCAACAGGTATTCAAATGAAATTAAGAAAGGGCTCCTTAGAAATTGGAGCACTATGTTATATCACCTATCTGTGAGATTGTAATTTTGTCCCTCCTTCTCTTCTCTGAAGTCTGGACTGAAAGTTATGTGGTTCTCTACTACTCGAAGAAAGGTAAATAGTCTTTTATGTGATTTAATTTTCCATTTGAATAAACACTGTGTCAATTATACAAGATGTCCATGCATGTCTTGTCTTCAGGTAATGGAAAGAACACTATGACAAGGCCACACTTCTGCATAGGTAATGGAAAGAACAATATGACAAGGCCACACTTCTGCATCTACCGTGACATTCTTGTGACCATATTGTGAGTTAAGTATAATAATATTTGTTCTCTATTGAATTTGCTATGGAGCGGAGCAAGTTATCTAAAAGAGGGAGGGATTATAGACATTTCATTCATGCCGTAGTTAAAAATAGAGATAGAAATAGAACGATGGGTGTAGATGAAAAAGAGCCATACCCTTGCTTAAGAGTTAGGAGCATATGTTTTTTTGTAGGAGGATTGGGAATTGAGGATTCGGTGAGAGATTGATCGATTATTTATATGTATATGTTGTATGAACTATATTTATttttccgtggcaacgcacgggcaccttactagtaTCACCTATAATAGGACGGGAAAAGGATGATTTATGAGATACGATCGTTCCACCAGCTTTAAGTGAGCATCTCAAGAAAATATCCACAACCGTCCCAACTGTACCATTTTTACAGTGACATGAGTTATGGTAAACAAACCAACTGGGTGAAGCAAGCCTCGACAGGAAAACATGACACATGATCATAGTGCCAAACTCGCCACAGCACCAGCCTTTTGTCACCTTTCCTTCCTTATGTTAAAGACAAGTAGATACAGCAGGCACCTAAAATATCATCTTTACCATGAAATTCAAAAATCAAACTCTCCTGAAGCCTGCAAACAGTAACGCAGAGTCAGCAAGAAGAGCATTGCATCAAGTGAAGAGCACTGAAGAATTATAACTTGTTGCTTACAAAGTCCAGGTGTGTGACCAAGTAGCAAGAAACAACAGTTCAATTGCTCAATCATGTTTGTATCACGACAGATCCAAAGATCAGGAAATCATACATTCACAAGTTTGACCAAAACATTATGATACCCACCTTGTTGAATAGAACATCTCTGCCATTCAAATGCATGATTCCATCCTTCAAAGTGCACTTCCAGCGATTCTTTGTCCTTGTTACCTAGTAAACCAGCAAAAGAGATAAGACATAAGGGCCTGAAACTAGAGGTAAAGCAGATACTGTTGAGCCAACATTATCTAATAAAAAGGAAGCAGTATTACTTTGTCGAATTGTGCAAGGACAAGGTGCTGCGTGTTAGGTTCCTCATCGCCATCCTGTAAGTCATCTatctcgtcatcgtcatcatcatcttcattaAGAGgaggttcatcatcatcatcatcatcatcatcatcacccgcCGTATCGTTTCTTGGCTTTGGTGTTGCAACAGCAGGTGTGGGAGTTCGATATTCCGCTAACACATCAAAATATGACTGATAAGAACACTCGACACATAAAAAAAATTATGTGTTTAAGGTCCAGAACGATGTCCACAATTCATGAGAAACTTACAAGATTCCCCAGGGGTATTGTAGTCTTCGGTTGGAACTCCTGGGAAGAAAAACTGCTGAAACATAAAAGAATCATGTTTAGTCAAAGAATCTGAAGATGCAAGATAGACTGATCGAGGTCTCGAGTTATATACATCGTTATAATCATCTTGTATCCCGTCCTGTTGAGGAAGAAGTGGTGGTATTGTGCTTTCTTCGATAGAAAGTGTCTTCGTTACTGATTCTTGCTTGTTCATGATGGAATTCCACACCTGTTGTGCGTTATCCTAAATAAAGACCCAAAAAAGGAGGATGAACTTCCGAAAacgaacacaaatagaaactcagtaTTAGCaccaagggcatgtacaatggtgctatcttaggagtgccacgtaggataaatgatgaggtggaggagagagaactcataataaaaggcttgtcttctcttatttaagaggagACAAGAGATGAAATCTTAGCATAATATGTCTCACCGTGtttttaggaatagctagttattgaagataaggctaagagatgacccattgtagatatATTTTTTTGTcatatctaaattacatgcaagactcaagataagactatcttatcaaccattgtacatgccctaagttcATTGACGTGTTAGCGTTGACAATACGTCAGCGTCCAGTATTAGCACTAAGCAATAGGGAGCTTTTTCAGGAAGCTCCAAGACATTTAGAAAAAGTAGAGAAACATTTAGAAAAAGTAGAGAAATCTGAAATCCAAATTTGAACATTTGTGCTAAAATAGTAAATACAGAGTGTCTGGTGATGTACTAATATATTAGCATAAAGATGGATGAAGTGTGGGCCTGCATGCCAAAAATTGCCAGCTTAGATACTATCCTTTGATCCTTCAGTGGTTAAACATAACATATATCAACCAGATTAGTTGCAATTCTCTTTAAAATTAAGTTCATCATGTCATTTTCATAATTTAGCAGGCACTTCAGGAAAAACATTCGTGCAACATCCTAGTAAAATACACTGAACATATTAATATGTGAAGTGATTGGGAACTTAATCTAGGACCAAAAAATATTAGGTTTACAGATGATGAACTAGCACATAACAAAAATTATTAAACAGCCAACTTATGAGGTATCACTATATTATTCACCTGGCAACTAGATGACATATAAATCTAGACTATTCAAATCAAATTAGAGGTAGTAACAAGTTGAGGAAAATGAAATTGTTGTCATCGATATAGCATTGGATTGGGGGTTTTGTGAGCTTAGGTATTTGGTACAAATTGAAGTAAATACTAAAGCTCACACAAAAGAATGTTCCCAACTCAAACAGGCCCATAGGTAACAAACTCAATGAACTTAGTCCATAATCATAATAATACCAGTTGTCAATTAACTAAGGGCCCGTTTGGATACAAAGTATTTCTGAAATACTATGTTTTTTATAAAAAGCTGTAGTATTAAATACTTCTAGGCCCTGCTTGATAACAAAGTATTTTCTAAGTATACTGAGAATACTATATATTTATCTAAGTATCATAGTCTTAATTACTGAAACATGTTTGGCTACCCCCAAAAACCTAGGTACTAATACTAGAGTATTTCCAAAAATCAGGGTATTTCCTCTTTCTAAAATAAAGAATCCCAGCAAGCAAAAATAAAAAGAGCATGTCACACGTTATTTTCTTTGCTAGCTACTCGCAACAACTCGGCCTTCGTCCCATGTTGACACCACCGACCTCTCGTCTCTAGAGATGTCACTGTTGGCAGCCATGGAGAAACTAAGAGACAGCAGCTGAGAGAACAAAGATGAGCCCATTGTCCTTTATCCTCCCTCCTCCTGCCTCCGTGCCGTTCCCCCTCATGCATGTCCATTCGCTCAGCTCCGTTCATGGTGTGGTGGCGTCTCAGCGCAGCTGTTTGTAGGACTACACGGTAGGCCCAGCACCCCATGGTGCAACTCCACCGTGGGCGCCATATGATGCCTCCGTGCCAGCCGAGACGAATGGAACCACACCTTGCTCACCAAAAATCAAGCAGCAAGAATACAATCCTATTCAGTCGCGCGAATTTATCATTGCCGCAATTCCACGTACAAGATAGTCAGGTTGCTTACGTCCCAAGAGCAAGCGCATGCGGCTGTCAGATCCAATGCAGGGCGTCAAGCTTGGTCATGCGGTTCTAGTCACGCGCAGCTCCTGATGCCCCTGGACAGTGACGCAGAAAAAGGCCAAGCCGTTCCCGCTCCCATCCACAGACAGCTTCGCCACCTGTTGCACTGCCAGCTATGCCATCAGGTCCTAGCTCCTCGCGCTGCATGTTGTGGTACTTCGACTGCATCCTCCCCTTTGGAGAGTGTAACACCGAGCTTGTGCATGGCGCATCCAGTTTAGCCGTTTAGTAAGTGCATGGTTGTACTAGTTTGTTCATGCCGGTGCTTTGTGCATGGCCGTTTAGCAGTTTACAATGCCTAGCTAGCTAGCAACACGCACGTTTGCAACTGCTTCAAACAGCTGTTAGCTAATTTTACGTTTTTCCATACACGCTCTTACAAAAAGGCCCACAGTATTCACAATAATCCAAAATACCCTGTTATGTCAAAACCGTGATATTTTGTACCTACACGCTAAATTACTGTAGTTTTTCTAATACTTTGTTTTTTTCAATACTTTGCTATCGAAACATAGCCTAGTGTTTCTATACTTTGTGGTTTTTCAATACTTTGCTATCAAAAACATAGCCTAGTTTGGTAACACAGTTTTTTCAAAGCCATAGTAAATCGAAACCTAAGGTTTCCAATGTGTGGGCAATGAATACTACGATAAAAACCATTGTTTTTCTCAGTTTTGGCATAACCACCGATGCCATAGTAATTCAAAACCTAAGGTTTCCAATGTGTGCGCAATGAATACCTTAGGCCTTAGCTTTGACTTGCTGCACCTAACTCAGCTACACTCAATGAACTGATCTGCGTGTAGAAACGGCCGCCCCATGCATGCAGCTATGCCATGCACTAAAAGTTCTCTCCTAGCCGGGGCAAAATCATTTGTGCATGTAAGTGCACCTATGGACATATAGAATCACTACGCTAGCTAGCCTTTAGCCTGATGCGTATGAGTGTGCTCCAACGATCAATCGATCTACTCCATGGGCAAGCTTCATTTGAGTCATGTGCTACTCCCGTAATCAGCAGCCCGCGACCTGATAAAAGTGTGTAAGGTCGTTGGATAGTAGCGTGTGCTGTCATCCCAACCGACAGTGGTGTCCGTAGAAAAACTAATCACCTAAAAATGAAACACCTAATAACAGGAGATGGATTATACTTCATTTAACAGATAGATTGACAGACAAAGGAGATGGCAATCGCATCTGAGATCTTCTGATCTGGACATAGAAGGCAACGTCAACAGGCTGAGCGCTCTGCCCCACGATTTTTATCGGTTCGGTTTAGAAAAAAGAGGCCCGGGCCTCTTTTTCAGATACCACAAAAATATTACGGTACGAGAGCAACCTGGGATTTCTTTCATCCAAACACCTCAAAGCATTTAATATACTCTCTCCATCCAAATATATAGGGCCTAATACGGTTTTCGGGGTTACCTTTGACTATGGGTTAGAGTAATGTTATATGACATGCATGTTACACAAAACATACTGTTATATTCGTATGTGAAAGAAGTttctaattatataatttttacatCATACATCTCATCATATATTACTAATCTTATCGATGGCCAAAGGCAACATTGAAAAATGAATTAGGCCCTATatatctggatggagggaataaaaGTTTTCACAAAACCATGCTATTCACAAAAAACTGTAAAAATGCTTTGCATCATGTTGGCCTCTCACGTCCATTGTGTCTCTTCTGGGCTTAGGTCATAAGGCATGGTTAACCATGCACTCTCGTGATGTTTCACGGTACTAATTAATTCATTTCTTTCCTAACTATAGCATGTACCATAAGTTATGAGATATGTCAATTTCTGTTCTTTGCAGTCACAGCCAGTCTATGCACAGGGTCAAAATTGGTTCTGTGGCCTTGTATGCGTATACGCATTGAATCGACAGAGTGAGTTGTGTGTGTCTCTTACCTCGGTTGGTTACACAGATTCGATGCTGATTACAAACAAGATACTTTGATTAAGATATGTAACCATGAATTGTGATACTAGTGTTCTTTTAATATACCGGTGTTAACACACAAGCTAAGCCAAATTGTGCACGTTATCACATGAAATTATTTGAATTCCTTTCAACGGTTAGTTGTTAACATAATATAAAACAAAACATAACACTCTACTTAATACAACAATTGCCAAACACCCATTGGTTTTTCCAATAGTGTAGATTGCTGTAGTGTCACCCATTGGTTTTCCCAATAGTGTAAATTACTGTAGTGTCTCTATACCGTGGCATTCCATGCCTGCATGTTAAAATATTGTGGTTTTCGGATAACGTTGTTTCTAAACCACCTTCCATCCAAACAAACTCTAATATTATAGTAACACAAATAAAACAGTCCCTCTATCATCAACTATCCACCCCGCACGTTCATAGTAATTAAGAAGTGAAAAAAATATTATAAAGAATTTTGAACAGTACCTTTGACCCCACAAATTCGGCAACCTGGTCTGCACATCCATCCTGTTGTGGCACAAATGAACCAGAAGGAAGCTGATCAGGATATTCATCCCTCTTCCGTTTTCCAGAAGACATCATCAGAAAATCCTACAAATTGAAATGAACTACGCATAAATGCATATAGCATATATAGTGGAAATCAGGATTCTGATAATACTATTTTATTATGGATTCAACACTTCTGTCATTAGCTGATAATCCGGCAACTTGGATTACAACGATTCAGCAAAGATAAAATTCATGGTCTAAAGCTGCAATCGATCCATAACTAGTTTCACACGTTTGTGTGATAACTGCATGTAGTTGATATGTATTTTTACATGTGTACATCATTTCAATGTTCTTGCTAAAGAAATGTTGAGCTTCAGAAGTTGCATATATGATGGAGGTACATTTGAGAACACATAACTAGCAACAAAACAAGTGAAACTTCATTTCATTATAAATAGAGCCGTCAAAATTGCTCTGCCAAATAACAACATGCAGACTGACACCAGTATACAAAGCATTATGAAAAATCCTATGGATCTTCGTTTCACCATATGCCAAGCTAAATCCACTTTGTTTTCATTTGCCTATCACAACCCAAAGGTCAGGAACAATAAAAGCAGCAACATAGAAAATAGATGCTTTACTACTTGACTATTAGACTGTTATGACATCAACAAGACATGGTGCCATTAGAGTAATGTGCTATGTGTGCAAACTTATGGTGCAATTATTTCAAATATACTGTGGTACAAATGACGCAGGTGAAGAAGCTAGTAAAA
The sequence above is a segment of the Triticum dicoccoides isolate Atlit2015 ecotype Zavitan chromosome 1A, WEW_v2.0, whole genome shotgun sequence genome. Coding sequences within it:
- the LOC119266873 gene encoding transcription initiation factor IIA large subunit-like isoform X2, translating into MASGNVSTVYISVIDDVVAKVREDFITYGVGDAVLNELQALWEMKMLHCGAISGNIDRNRAPPASAGGAPGAGATPPVHDLNVPYEATSEEYATPTADMLFPPTPLQTPIQTPLPGIDTGMYNIPTGPSDYAPSPISDMRNGMGMNGSDPKTGRPSPYMQPPSPWMNQRPLGVDVNVAYEESREDPDRMMQPQPLTKDFLMMSSGKRKRDEYPDQLPSGSFVPQQDGCADQVAEFVGSKDNAQQVWNSIMNKQESVTKTLSIEESTIPPLLPQQDGIQDDYNDFFFPGVPTEDYNTPGESSEYRTPTPAVATPKPRNDTAGDDDDDDDDDEPPLNEDDDDDDEIDDLQDGDEEPNTQHLVLAQFDKVTRTKNRWKCTLKDGIMHLNGRDVLFNKASGEFDF
- the LOC119266873 gene encoding transcription initiation factor IIA subunit 1-like isoform X1, with the translated sequence MASGNVSTVYISVIDDVVAKVREDFITYGVGDAVLNELQALWEMKMLHCGAISGNIDRNRAPPASAGGAPGAGATPPVHDLNVPYEATSEEYATPTADMLFPPTPLQTPIQTPLPGIDTGMYNIPTGPSDYAPSPISDMRNGMGMNGSDPKTGRPSPYMQPPSPWMNQRPLGVDVNVAYEESREDPDRMMQPQPLTKDFLMMSSGKRKRDEYPDQLPSGSFVPQQDGCADQVAEFVGSKDNAQQVWNSIMNKQESVTKTLSIEESTIPPLLPQQDGIQDDYNDQFFFPGVPTEDYNTPGESSEYRTPTPAVATPKPRNDTAGDDDDDDDDDEPPLNEDDDDDDEIDDLQDGDEEPNTQHLVLAQFDKVTRTKNRWKCTLKDGIMHLNGRDVLFNKASGEFDF